A region from the Schistocerca serialis cubense isolate TAMUIC-IGC-003099 chromosome 1, iqSchSeri2.2, whole genome shotgun sequence genome encodes:
- the LOC126419544 gene encoding mitochondrial import inner membrane translocase subunit Tim23, whose amino-acid sequence MGDRTTYSGSMYSDFSNKDSDLNVTGSTKNLAPLSPYLNFNPVYLPQSQPEFIFPEGASRQRGRYELAFSQIGVSCMAGATIGGINGFYNGLKSTTLAGHTGKLRRTQLLNYVMKQGAATANTLGVIAVMYSGFGTILSWMRGCDDELNTISAATATGLLYKSSAGLRKCAIGGGVGFTLAAAYCLWSSRDKLQDFRREFNPARKF is encoded by the exons ATGGGAGATCGAACGACGTATTCCGGTAGCATGTATTCCGATTTTTCGAATAAGGATTCCGACTTGAACGTTACAG GCTCAACGAAAAACCTTGCCCCACTCTCTCCTTACCTGAACTTCAACCCTGTGTACCTACCACAAAGCCAGCCGGAATTCATATTCCCTGAAGGTGCTTCGAGACAGAGAGGGCGATATGAGCTAGCGTTTTCACAGATAGGCGTTTCATGCATGGCTGGAGCAACAATAGGAGGCATTAACGGATTTTACAATGGGCTGAAAAGTACAACCCTTGCAGGACATACTGGGAAGCTGAGAAGAACACA GCTCCTAAATTATGTTATGAAACAAGGAGCAGCAACTGCCAACACCCTTGGCGTCATAGCCGTTATGTACAGTGGCTTTGGCACAATATTGTCATGGATGAGAGGATGTGATGACGAACTCAATACAATCTCAGCTGCAACTGCAACAGGCTTGTTGTACAAGTCATCAG CTGGATTGAGAAAGTGTGCAATTGGAGGAGGAGTTGGATTCACCCTTGCAGCAGCTTATTGCTTGTGGAGTTCTAGGGATAAATTGCAAGATTTTCGCCGTGAATTCAATCCAGC